GTATGAAGTTTCATCAAAGCTGCTGCTAGTCCAACTAACGCTGTAGCTAGCTTGAGCAATTCAATCAATAACTCCATGAGCATCACCCCCTCTCAAAAGAGCAGGCGCTGCCCAGCACGTGGTTACCTACTTAAAGGTTGCTGCGTCTTTGCCGGTAATTATTGTAGCAAAGAACTGGGATATTATTTTCTCATACATAATTGGCTTATTTTAGAGGAAGACACTGGCGGAGAGCTGGGGATTCGAACCCCAGATTCCCTTTTGGGGAATACTCGCTTAGCAGGCGAGCACCTTCGGCCTCTCGGTCAGCTCTCCGTAACAGCTCATGCATTCTAACGCAGAAAGCCCCACTTACACAAGTCCATATTTGAACTCACGAAATCATCGGGGCTTTCAACACACTAGGCTTCAGCGTGTGACGCTTTTGATGGATAAAATTCGGGCACGTTGAGCAGCGTATATCATCACGCCCGCACCTGTTTCTATGCCGATGCCCAGTTTAGTGACCGGCTCATCACGCCTGCAACATCATGTCCATTAACGCGCCAAAGGTCATAGATACAGCGTGCACCCAAGAAATAGAAACCTGCATCAACAAGTTGTACTGCCGCATCGGCTAAGAAGTCGCATACCTCATCGGTTGGCCCATCAGGAACCTGAGCCCGCTCCAAAGTCTTTCGCATCTCCTGATTGTTTGGAAGCTCATGGATGCCCATTTCTCGCATAAGGTCTTCCATTTCTTCGCGTGCACGTTGCGTTAAACTGGGATCTAGCCCTATTACCTCTCGATAACAGGCGAGCGCCAAATCATGTTCGCCGGTATTCCAATATGCAAAGGCAAGACGATAGTACAGGTAGCTGGCATCGTCGCGTTCGCTGCAAATGCTGAGACCATGACGTGCAACTTCGATAATCTCTTCATAGCGATCAAGCTGTGAAAGCGCCAAAATCATGCCAAAGTGCGCAGATGGCGAGGTGGGTGCCATGTCAAGGCATTTGCGCGCCTCAACAATTGCTTCTTCAAACTGTCCAGCTCCCATATACATTTGTGCAAGTCCTAACTGAGCATCAAAGAGCGCATCGGGCAATCTCAGAACCCGCCGCTGTTTGTTTTCTTCATGCAGACCAAGCAGTAAACGTGCAACATAGTTTTGACAATAGCGCACAACAACAGGTGTTTCTGCTAGTAGCTCCTCGGCGGCAACCCGCGATTGCAACTCTTCAATAATATTTGCAAGCTCACGCGCAGTTTCATGTGGCTCTCGCGTTTCGTCATCTTTAAGCTCTTGGACGCGCTTTTCATATGGGTCGTCAGGGTCTTCCATCACTTCAAGTTCAGCAGCTGTATCAGCGAGCAACATATCTCGTAAGCCTTGAGGCAGCGCGCGCGCATCGTCGCGCGGCATATAGCCCTCAGGGCGTAACTCTAAAAGCTCACTCATAAGGGGGTCATCGTGCTGTAGGGCATGGTTATCTAAGAGTTTATTGGTTTGCTGGTCAAGTAATTTGCTGCCAGCCATGACTTGAGTAAGCTGAACTGTCTTTGCTAAAAATTCCGTCCGCTCAAATTTGAAGTGCAAGCTAGCATTTTCAGGAGCCATGGGATGCGTACTCACCACAACAGTCTTGACGCGTTGACCGGCGGAAAAGCATGCAGCAGCATAGATAAGCGCCATACGAGCGGTAAACTCTTTTGCCATAATTACGCGCTCGTCGTCAGAGTATGCAGTCCAGCGTTTATCTGTTTTTGACATGTATTCATACGGCATGGCATCAGAGCTGGCGGGAATAAACTCAAGAACAATTCGTTGAGCGTCGGCGTCATAGCGGTATACATAGCTCAGGCGATAGATGATATTGAGACGTTCACACAAATCGGCGATACGCGTCATAATGTCCCAAGCGCCACCTGTTTGACAGCGCACGCTACCAGGTACCATCCAGGGATTTGGTGCTTCAGTTTGATTAATAATTTCACGAGCTGTGCCGACGATACTTCTTAGGTCAGTGAGGTCGTGTAGGGCGCAATAATATGCTGAGGGAGATTCACGTGCGGGTGATAGTCCGCAACCGATATGCGTCAGAATGCGTGAGATACGATTTAAGACCGTTTCAACTCCGTGTAAGAAATAAATCTCAGCCTCATCGAGCTCGCTGTGGTTGTAGTTGAGATAGAACATGTGCACATGCTCAATGCGCGCTACATGAATCTCGGCACGTTCGTTGATGTTACGCAGTCTCTCAAGGTCGATATGCGAGAGTAGATGCTCGGCAAACTCTTCAAGCCCTGATACAACGTCTTTATCGCGAATACGATAGAGCGCGCCATCTATGGCATCAGGCAAGGGTAGAGAATGAAAGTTCTCAAAAATTTCAACGGGTTCTTCAAGGGGAATAAATGCATATTCATTAGGTTCTGCCTCAATATCGCCCCCGATGCCTCTAAATACGAAATAGCGTAGATACATAACATAAACAAATTCTTCAATTTCATATTTAGCGATGGCATATTCGGGTTCAAGGGGAATCTCAGTGACCATATTGTTTTGATCGGGGCCTATGAAGCGCGATACACGCAAGTTTTTGCCATCTTCTCCTGCGCCATGCAGGACAACCATACCGTCGATGCCTTCTTCATTCCATTCGTTGTGCTCATCAAGATATACGCCAAGAGCTGGCTCTTCATCAGGAATTGTCTTTATCGGTTCAAAAACGGTATAGGCTTTTCCGCCTTTGGCTATGAGCGCGAGATAGCGGATATGTTCTTCGTCAACCAGTTCGGCAAGGTAACCCCAACTTCCGCGCGGCTTTGTCACACCACGCTCAACTAAAACATACACTTTTCCATGCATCTGTCCTGTATATCGGGGGAGTTTCTTATACTTCATGCGCTTGGTGATGGCGACAATGCGCGAGTTAGACATACAAGCTCCAATCAAAACGAAATGAGTGGTTCTATTGTCTCGTATTTACACAAGAACGGAGTCTAAAAACGCTGCTTATTCGCGCGTCACAAACTTTTTTAACAAATTTCAAATTTCTACTTGACGAGTGCGGGGTTGAGTGACATTATAGTTCGTGCGTTGCGGCGTTACCTCAGCTGGATAGAGGGTCTGACTACGAATCAGAACGTCAGAGGTTCGAATCCTCTACGCCGCACCAGTTGAACTTTGAACCGGGTCTTGTGCCCGGTTTTCTTTTACGTATCCGAATTTGCATGGTGGTGTTTGAGAGATTTGGTCTTTCGCCGTTCAGCTTCTCTGGGTATGGGGTTCTGTCTCGCACACGCACGAAGCTTCTTCCGCGCTCATATTGCCGCTAAAGCACAAAGGGTATCCATCAAGCGTGAGGTTTCACACGCTATGCCTGCCGCCAGAAGAACCATATAAGTTCATCGGATTCGTTGGTCTTGTGCCAAAATGTTGCGCCGCGAAATAGCGCGTCATAGACGGGTATAAAGGGCAGGTATCAATGAGATATGCCGATGGCATATGTTAGAGGGGTTTTTATGTCAATTCATGAGAAGGTTTCTTCTATTCTTGAGAAGCAAATTCATGCAGAGCTTGAGAGCGCATATTTGTATCTAAGCTTTGCTGATTATTATGAAGATCGTGGCTTAAAGGGCTATGCAAACTGGTACACCATTCAGGTGAAAGAAGAGCTTGACCACGCAATGGCAATTCGTCGTTATTTGCTTGATAACGATTTTAAGCCCACCATGGAGACAATTGCCAAGCCTGAGATGAGCTTTGAAGATGATTTAGCGCCGCTCAAGGCAGGGCTGGCTCACGAGGAGTATGTCACCGAGCTGATTAATCAATGCTATTTGGCAGCTCATGAGGTGCATGACATTCGCGCTATGAAGATGCTCGATTGGTTTATTACTGAGCAGGGCGAGGAAGAAACCAATGCCCGCGATATGATTACCAACTACGAACTCTTTGGGCGCGACCCTAAGGGTTTGTTTGAGCTTGACCGTGAGTATCAGGCTCGCAGCTATACGCAGCTAACCGCTCTGCCAATGTAGGCTGATAGGGGAGCTTCGTTGCTGCTCGTTACGCCAGCCTCTATGCGATGCATGGAGGCTGTAGGCAAGATTAGACTCAGGCACATGACTTGCGCTTCTTAGCTACCACTATAAATTTATATGAAACGGGCTCATATGAGCCCGTTTTTTATGATGCTTACGTTTTGCCCATAGAAAACTAAGCGCACATCTGTCAGTACCTAAGATGTTCTTAGACCCTGTATATCAGCATTGGTAGGGTGTTCTTACATATTGCACTCACAGCTTTGTAACGTAAAACACAGAAATCTGTGGAAAAATAAGCGCATCACCTATTACAATCTGTGAAACACACGTATGCTATTTCGTAGATTTTTAAACGAGAGTGTGAGGTGCTTGAGGTGCGCGGTACAGACAGACAGCTTGAGGTAAAGAATTATATTCGCACTGCCGATAAGGTAAGCGTTGCTGAGCTTGCAGGTAAATGGAACATTACAGAAGAGACGGTTCGACGCGACCTCGATAAGCTTGAAGAGCAAGGCTTTATCACGCGTGTTCGAGGCGGGGCAATTTGGAATGAATCGATTGATCGCGGTGGCGTTTGGTTTTTTGAGCGTCAACGTCGCGAAATCGACGCGAAGAAAAAAATAGCTCGCACTGCTGAATCACTTATACGCTCGGCAGATACTATTTTCGCTGATGCGTCGTCCACGGTACTTGAGGCACTTCGTGTGGTGTACGACCAGAGGAGCTTAAAGGTTGTTACCAACGGTAGTGGTGCTTTAGTTTTACCAAGCGACACGTCATTTCAGCTCATCTCTACAGGTGGGATATATAACCGCAATTCTATGTCGTTTCAAGGGGAGCCTGCGGCTCAAATGCTGCGGCGTTATCACGTTGATTTAGCTGTTATTAGCTGCGTTGGTATTGACAGGGAACGCGGTGTGATGGATTCAAACGACAACGAAGCAAGCATTAAGCGCGTAATGGTTGCTCAAGCTGACCGTGTAGCGGTGCTTGCCGATCACACCAAATTTGGACGTCTTGCTTTCTTACACCTTATTGACTTTTCAGAAGCCTCATATTTGATTACCGATGAAAAGCCCGATGATGCGTGGATTGAGTACTGCGAACAACAAGGAATACAGCTCATGTGGTAGCGCTTTGCTCAGTTAAAAGTCAAAACAAAAGATAAAGAGCACGGGCTATACGTCATGGCTCAGAGAATACATAGTTCACATAGTATGTGTCTTGATAAGCAGTAAGTTTTGAAACTCTTGTAAGCGCTCCCAAGGGTATGCGTGTGCATGT
This region of Collinsella sp. zg1085 genomic DNA includes:
- a CDS encoding tetratricopeptide repeat protein; protein product: MSNSRIVAITKRMKYKKLPRYTGQMHGKVYVLVERGVTKPRGSWGYLAELVDEEHIRYLALIAKGGKAYTVFEPIKTIPDEEPALGVYLDEHNEWNEEGIDGMVVLHGAGEDGKNLRVSRFIGPDQNNMVTEIPLEPEYAIAKYEIEEFVYVMYLRYFVFRGIGGDIEAEPNEYAFIPLEEPVEIFENFHSLPLPDAIDGALYRIRDKDVVSGLEEFAEHLLSHIDLERLRNINERAEIHVARIEHVHMFYLNYNHSELDEAEIYFLHGVETVLNRISRILTHIGCGLSPARESPSAYYCALHDLTDLRSIVGTAREIINQTEAPNPWMVPGSVRCQTGGAWDIMTRIADLCERLNIIYRLSYVYRYDADAQRIVLEFIPASSDAMPYEYMSKTDKRWTAYSDDERVIMAKEFTARMALIYAAACFSAGQRVKTVVVSTHPMAPENASLHFKFERTEFLAKTVQLTQVMAGSKLLDQQTNKLLDNHALQHDDPLMSELLELRPEGYMPRDDARALPQGLRDMLLADTAAELEVMEDPDDPYEKRVQELKDDETREPHETARELANIIEELQSRVAAEELLAETPVVVRYCQNYVARLLLGLHEENKQRRVLRLPDALFDAQLGLAQMYMGAGQFEEAIVEARKCLDMAPTSPSAHFGMILALSQLDRYEEIIEVARHGLSICSERDDASYLYYRLAFAYWNTGEHDLALACYREVIGLDPSLTQRAREEMEDLMREMGIHELPNNQEMRKTLERAQVPDGPTDEVCDFLADAAVQLVDAGFYFLGARCIYDLWRVNGHDVAGVMSRSLNWASA
- a CDS encoding ferritin, whose translation is MSIHEKVSSILEKQIHAELESAYLYLSFADYYEDRGLKGYANWYTIQVKEELDHAMAIRRYLLDNDFKPTMETIAKPEMSFEDDLAPLKAGLAHEEYVTELINQCYLAAHEVHDIRAMKMLDWFITEQGEEETNARDMITNYELFGRDPKGLFELDREYQARSYTQLTALPM
- a CDS encoding DeoR/GlpR family DNA-binding transcription regulator, with the protein product MRGTDRQLEVKNYIRTADKVSVAELAGKWNITEETVRRDLDKLEEQGFITRVRGGAIWNESIDRGGVWFFERQRREIDAKKKIARTAESLIRSADTIFADASSTVLEALRVVYDQRSLKVVTNGSGALVLPSDTSFQLISTGGIYNRNSMSFQGEPAAQMLRRYHVDLAVISCVGIDRERGVMDSNDNEASIKRVMVAQADRVAVLADHTKFGRLAFLHLIDFSEASYLITDEKPDDAWIEYCEQQGIQLMW